The Cryptococcus deuterogattii R265 chromosome 3, complete sequence genome has a segment encoding these proteins:
- a CDS encoding potassium/sodium efflux P-type ATPase fungal-type, with protein sequence MSTENGQLNTNEKQLINRADTGKTAVSDSPLPFKPHTALSGKVLEALSSNATSGLPDDEVSRRLEKYGPNRLKPPKKPSVLKIIVRQVGNAMTLILIAAMATSLGTMDWISGGVIAALVILNVSVGAFTEWQAEKTVASLESVGAPQATVVRTRNGSRDATIKIIPVEEVVPGDIVQLKNGDIVPADGRILDGHLSNLEADEAFLTGESLPVAKQTEPIEEEDCPVGDRVCMVFSGSQITKGRARVVITSTGMGTEIGKIAQALDSKAKNKNRGFAAFWWRTKAILGVVDTTPLQIKLNKLAYFLLVCALIIAVIVVASTGFSDVPLSIATYAVAAAVSILPASLIAVVSLTLANASTDLASRHALVRRMDAIEALAGVENVCSDKTGTLTVGRMVVRKVWVPALDWRANEYAPLDTSGGQAYSFETGSDPFYPRGEVLADIQKITAAAEAFDLKQPRDQSDSSSSDSDPEERDVEDQGRVIHVEEMENNLRDLSLCISLCNQATLTRPIDQDGQWAANGDPTESALQVAAHKLGHGKPFLTHAAKPSQRADSIRSGHSSRPLVAGIRGRFVQIIEHPFDSTVKRMSVAYKFVGEDPQDSHVLCLLKGAIERVFERCTKIQGQPITEEHKKDVMSKVDALAAQGLRVLALCGKRLPITMVDEVTSTPRDAFEADFQFLGLAGIFDPPRKESAGAVADCFRAGITPRMLTGDHPATATAIALTIGILDKTYSKSAVMTGQQFDSLSDDEIDQLPELPLVVARCAPETKVRMVDAIHRRGQSTVMTGDGVNDSPALKRADVGVGMGTGSDVAKQSSRIVLSDDNFSTIIRAIRKGRSVFKNLSKFLLYLLSGNLAEIIVLMIGLAFKDENGQAVFPLSPVAALWINTLAAGPPALALGLEPTAIDAMEQGPEVYHRIFTLEFYVDLIFYGFLMGSISLVNFVIVLWGYYPGNLGRFCNEDDPSICDPVYQARAACFATLVIVLMIHALECKHLSRGLAQINLRDNRVLLWCVIVLSLSTFPVVYIPVINNKVFLLGGPRWEWGIIFGMIFVYLGATEFYKWCKRIWNRRHALPSKGPSDKTLRMENTIAPPV encoded by the exons ATGTCTACTGAGAACGGACAGTTAAACACAAACGAGAAACAGCTTATCAACCGTGCCGACACTGGCAAGACTGCAGTGTCAgactctcctctccctttcaaaCCTCATACTGCTCTCTCTGGCAAGGTCCTCGAGGCTTTGTCGAGCAATGCTACTTCTGGTTTACCGGATGACGAAGTATCAAGGAGGCTCGAGAAATATGGTCCTAACAGGCTGAAGCCGCCAAAGAAACCCAGTGTTCTCAAGATCATCGTTAGACAGGTGGGCAATGCCATGACTCTTATTCTCA TTGCTGCCATGGCAACTTCATTGGGTACCATGGACTGGATCAGCGGTGGCGTTATTGCGGCTCTGGTTATCCTCAATGTGTCAGTGGGAGCTTTCACAGAATGGCAAGCCGAAAAG ACCGTAGCTAGTCTTGAATCAGTCGGGGCACCTCAAGCTACTGTAGTCCGGACTCGCAACGGCTCTCGCGACGCTACCATCAAAATTATCCCCGTTGAGGAAGTCGTACCCGGTGACATCGTTCAACTCAAAAATGGCGATATTGTTCCCGCAGACGGGAGAATCCTTGATGGGCATCTGAGTAACTTGGAAGCTGACGAGGCGTTCCTCACTGGTGAAAGTCTCCCGGTTGCAAAACAGACTGAGCctatcgaagaagaggactgTCCTGTTGG CGACCGTGTCTGTATGGTCTTTTCTGGTTCCCAAATCACCAAAGGTCGAGCTCGTGTCGTCATTACCAGTACTGGTATGGGGACAGAGATTGGAAAAATTGCTCAAGCGCTTGACTCTAAAGCTAAAAATAAGAATCGTGGATTTGCTGCTTTCTGGTGGAGGACTAAGGCTATTTTGGGTGTCGTGGACACCACTCCTTTACAAATCAA ACTTAACAAATTGGCATACTTCCTTTTGGTGTGCGCCCTCATTATAGCTGTCATTGTGGTCGCCTCCACCGGTTTTAGCGATGTTCCTCTCTCTATCGCTACCTACGCTGTTGCTGCCGCCgtctccattcttcccgCCTCATTGATTGCAGTTGTCAGTTTGACTTTGGCGAATGCGTCAACTGATTTAGCATCTCGACATGCTTTGGTCAGACGAATGGATGCTATTGAGGCTTTAGCTGGTGTTGAGAATGTGTGCTCGGACAAG ACCGGTACCCTTACGGTCGGCCGCATGGTAGTCCGCAAAGTCTGGGTTCCTGCTCTCGACTGGCGCGCCAATGAATATGCTCCGCTCGACACTAGTGGTGGCCAAGCATACAGTTTTGAGACCGGATCTGACCCTTTTTACCCACGTGGTGAAGTTCTCGCTGACATCCAGAAAATTACTGCGGCTGCGGAGGCCTTCGATCTTAAGCAACCCCGTGACCAGTCTgactcttcatcttccgatTCTGATCCCGAAGAGCGAGACGTAGAGGACCAAGGACGAGTCATCCAtgtggaagaaatggagaaCAACCTTCGTGACCTTTCCCTCTGTATTTCGCTTTGTAACCAAGCGACGCTCACTCGTCCTATTGACCAAGACGGCCAATGGGCCGCCAACGGTGATCCTACCGAATCAGCTCTCCAAGTTGCTGCCCACAAGCTTGGTCATGGCAAGCCTTTCCTTACCCACGCCGCCAAGCCAAGCCAACGTGCCGATTCTATCCGGTCGGGTCACAGTTCTCGACCTCTTGTAGCTGGCATTCGTGGGCGCTTTGTTCAGATTATTGAGCATCCTTTCGATTCTACCGTCAAACGAATGTCTGTCGCGTACAAGTTTGTGGGTGAGGACCCTCAGGATTCTCATGTCCTTTGTCTTCTTAAGGGCGCCATCGAGCGTGTCTTTGAGCGATGCACTAAGATCCAAGGACAGCCCATTACCGAAGAGCATAAGAAGGATGTCATGTCCAAAGTCGATGCTCTCGCCGCTCAAGGTCTTCGAGTCCTAGCTCTTTGTGGAAAGCGACTTCCTATTACCATGGTCGACGAAGTCACGTCCACCCCTCGAGACGCATTCGAAGCCGATTTTCAGTTCCTCGGTCTTGCTGGTATCTTTGACCCTCCCAGGAAGGAATCTGCTGGCGCCGTTGCCGATTGTTTCAGGGCCGGTATCACTCCTCGAATGTTAACAGGCGACCACCCTGCTACCGCCACAGCTATCGCTCTCACCATTGGTATTCTTGATAAGACGTACTCAAAAAGTGCAGTCATGACCGGTCAGCAGTTTGACTCTTTGAGTGACGACGAAATTGATCAACTGCCCGAGTTGCCTCTCGTTGTTGCTCGCTGCGCTCCCGAAACCAAG GTTCGAATGGTTGATGCCATTCATCGACGAGGACAAAGCACTGTCATGACTGGTGATGGTGTAAACGACTCTCCCGCCCTCAAGCGAGCTGATGTGGGTGTTGGTATGGGTACTGGTTCCGATGTTGCCAAGCAATCTTCGCGTATTGTCCTCAGCGATGACAACTTCAGCACCATCATCCGGGCTATTAGGAAGGGCCGTTCTGTCTTCAAGAACTTGTCTAAATTCTTGCTC TACCTTCTTTCTGGTAATTTGGCTGAAATCATAGTTCTCATGATTGGTCTCGCTTtcaaagatgagaatggtCAGGCTGTGTTCCCCCTTTCACCTGTCGCCGCTCTTTGGAT CAACACTCTAGCTGCAGGACCTCCCGCTCTTGCCCTAGGTCTTGAACCTACAGCTATCGATGCCATGGAGCAAGGGCCCGAAGTGTACCATCGAATCTTTACTCTTGAATTCTACGTCGACTTGATCTTTTATGGTTTCCTGATGGGTTCCATCAGTTTGGTCAACTTCGTCATTGTTCTCTGGGGATACTATCCT GGAAACTTAGGTCGTTTCTGtaatgaagatgatccCAGCATCTGTGATCCCGTTTATCAAGCTCGAGCTGCCTGTTTTGCCACCCTCGTTATTGTACTCATGATCCATGCTTTAGAGTGTAAGCATTTGAGCAGAGGGTTGGCCCAAATCAATTTGCGTGACAACAGGGTGTTGCTGTGGTGTGTTATTGTCCTGAGTCTTTCCACT TTCCCTGTTGTGTACATTCCTGTAATTAATAACAAGGTGTTTTTGCTTGGCGGTCCCAGGTGGGAATGGGGTATCATTTTCGGCATGATCTTTGTGTATCTTGGTGCTACTGAGTTTTACAAATGGTGCAAAAGAATTTGGAACCGACGACATGCCCTTCCCTCCAAGGGACCTTCCGACAAGACCCTTAGAATGGAGAATACCATTGCACCTCCGGTTTGA
- a CDS encoding sulfite transporter, protein MSHGIRHDQRISRNGQMASPPDASEITVAESSRRDATLSLPRRVMRRMEYAILNISPAFFSFNMGTGITSILLYTFPFNGGWLRRLGVVVFIFNVVLFILIGVASVVRILRWKGIFLATLKNTSAGLFWGTLPMGFTTIVNMIAFACVRDVKTGWSRTAIGFWWIDIILSVIINLGTVYIMITRQSHTTDAMSAAWLFPVITCVVASASGGVVASAIMSYSPQLARSIVIVSFVVWGIGVPFALFIICNYLHHSVLHGTPPVTALTSAFLPLGPCGQGSFGIMALGKAVRELAYNHGIGFGIVPDSVTDAVLRREIILRMADAVYTGSLVTGLILWGLAFCWYVLATTVLLDHWWNTNRDYFGKESFSIGFTALIFPIGVWTTATTTLAIELDSLVFKILGTILSVQVILNWIYVMFFTIYKVCDGTIYIAPELDIFPERNPPLRWPWPASATAKIYRKEDIELSPNSTEERRVGLGNSHREND, encoded by the exons ATGTCTCACGGCATTCGTCATGACCAACGAATTTCAAGGAATGGTCAGATGGCCTCGCCGCCAGATGCCTCAGAGATTACTGTGGCGGAGTCTAGCAGGAGG GATGCGACTCTAAGTTTACCAAGGCGAGTAATGAGACGGATGGAGTATGCGATATTGAACATTTCACCAGCATTCTTTT CTTTTAATATGGGCACAGGCATCACATCAATTCTTCTATATACTTTTCCTTTCAACGGTGGCTGGTTACGTCGCCTCGGAGTGGTGGTGTTCATTTTCAATGTCGTCCTGTTCATTCTTATTGGCGTTGCCAGTGTTGTGAGAATATtaagatggaaaggaattTTCTTAGCAACTTTGAAGAACACATCAGCGGGGCTATTCTGGGGAACCTTACCAATGGGCTTCACCACAATAGTG AATATGATTGCATTCGCATGTGTACGAGATGTGAAGACGGGCTGGTCCAGGACAGCGATAGGATTCTGGTGGATAGATATAATACTTTCAGTCATTATCAATCTAGGGACGGTCTACATCAT GATCACTCGCCAAAGCCATACTACCGACGCTATGTCGGCGGCCTGGTTGTTCCCTGTCATCACTTGCGTTGTCGCTTCCGCTTCAGGCGGTGTAGTGGCATCGGCTATCATGTCATATAGCCCTCAGCTCGCCAGATCCATTGTCATTGTATCCTTCGTTGTCTGGGGTATCGGTGTTCCTTTCGCCCTTTTTATCATCTGTAATTATCTCCATCACAGCGTTTTGCATGGTACTCCGCCTGTCACGGCGTTAACGAGcgctttccttcctctggGTCCCTGTGGACAAGGAAGTTTTGGTATCATGGCTCTCGGCAAGGCCGTTCGGGAACTGGCGTACAACCACGGGATAGGTTTCGGAATAGTTCCTGATAGTGTGACAGATGCTGTTCTGAGGAGAGAGATTATTTTACGCATGGCTGACGCCGTTTACACTGGAAGTTTGGTTACAGGCCTTATCTTATGGGGTTTGGCGTTTTGCTGGTACGTTCTAGCTACGACAGTGTTGCTAGACCACTGGTGGAATACGAACAGAGATTACTTCGGCAAAGAGTCATTTAGTATAGGATTCACCGCGCTGATTTTTCCAATAGGCGTCTGGACT ACAGCCACAACAACATTAGCAATTGAGCTCGATTCCTTAGTCTTCAAAATCCTTGGTACAATACTATCGGTTCAAGTCATTCTCAATTGGATTTACGTCATGTTCTTTACAATTTACAAAGTGTGTGACGGAACAATATACATAGCGCCTGAGTTGGATATTTTCCCCGAAAGAAATCCACCGTTAAGATGGCCGTGGCCAGCTTCGGCTACAGCCAAAATTTACAGAAAGGAGGATATCGAGCTTTCCCCCAATTCGACAGAGGAAAGACGCGTTGGATTGGGAAACTCCCATAGGGAAAATGATTAG
- a CDS encoding WD-repeat protein 23 — MPSRPQYVISSDDDEDEDYQPSDPEVALLDLLHDGYELYEEDYDEDDIDEGDEEDEEDEEDEEDDGGLMVDENGYIIQDDSNDYDDDQEMSDDTESRAFADLLEFAQAVDNGESPLTFLSGRISGSFPSILHRLAMRSDPRFRNNDWASKVKKKQTVADPRGTELLRGGEFGKVGNWQAPGRIGRQRSIGWQRAVNGWKPPRSTTSQHLVPNEPGTVVAYYPSVPYVGQFAGEDYSIFYTATQYFTLHLYSTTQYLKSKNNIHQRRPARLSDPIRPTPASSTPPAQSNQVNEDEDQDGHEGDWEDEDGYEEQLSGSSAIEDSSMKRIKRVQGVEGRWTITDCDADKKGEKMIYSSITPYVHMLYTDEFDQEHVELDFSDPRERGTYYRTGIWSIRFSADGKEIVAGASNGKIMVYDINAQRRSLSVSGHAEDVNAVCFADHSSTNILISGSDDGYVKVWDRRSLSSHVPSGVLVGATEGITYTSPKGDGRYIVANSKDQAARLYDLRKMRSYGDFVNEPDASQKYGAAGFDYRDMRYPRSEPRSHPQDCSVMTYSGHSVLRTLIRCHFSPIESTGQSYIYSGSADGMIHVWSLDGRVVQVLDRSASEGLYSSQGIYSDPSAPAHPTQSSRTNLFGSYSHAVRDVAWHGYEPTLMSTCWDMMGGMRRGGTIAKHEWKGLGKNGLAKLEDWEIKRKKENEGNRATG, encoded by the exons ATGCCATCTAGGCCGCAATACGTTATCAGTagcgatgacgatgaggatgaggattaTCAACCGTCCGATCCCGAAGTTGCTCTGCTCGATCTCCTTCATGACGGGTATGAGCTctatgaagaagattacgacgaagatgacatCGACGAgggagacgaagaggacgaagaggacgaagaggacgaagaggacgatggTGGCTTAATGGTCGACGAGAATGGATACATCATTCAAGATGATAGCAATGACTATGACGATGACCAGGAGATGTCCGATGACACCGAATCTCGAGCCTTTGCCGATCTCCTTGAATTCGCCCAAGCGGTGGACAACGGTGAATCACCTCTCACTTTTCTGTCGGGTAGAATATCAGGTTCATTCCCCAGCATCTTACATCGACTGGCAATGAGGAGTGATCCCCGATTCAGAAACAATGATTGGGCTTCaaaggtcaagaagaaaCAGACGGTGGCTGATCCTAGGGGGAcagagttgttgagggGCGGGGAGTTTGGAAAGGTCGGAAACTGGCAAGCACCTGGTAGGATAGGCAGACAAAGATCTATAGGATGGCAAAGGGCAGTCAATGGTTGGAAGCCCCCTAGATCAACA ACAAGCCAGCACCTCGTACCCAACGAGCCTGGGACGGTCGTTGCGTACTACCCCTCCGTACCCTACGTCGGTCAATttgctggagaagattATTCTATATTCT ACACGGCGACTCAATACTTCACTTTACATCTTTATTCTACAACACAATACctcaagagcaagaacaaCATTCATCAACGTCGTCCTGCTCGCCTTTCTGACCCAATCCGACCCACCCCTGCATCCTCTACGCCCCCCGCTCAGAGTAATCAGGTTaacgaggacgaagatCAAGATGGACACGAAGGTGATtgggaagacgaggatggcTATGAAGAACAGCTCTCGGGGTCTTCTGCCATAGAGGATTCTAGTATGAAGCGCATCAAGAGGGTGCAAGGCGTAGAAGGAAGGTGGACAATCACTGACTGTGATGCTGAtaagaagggagagaa GATGATTTATTCCTCCATCACTCCTTATGTGCATATGCTCTATACAGATGAGTTCGATCAAGAGCAtgttgagcttgatttTTCCGACCCTCGGGAAAGGGGAACTTACTACAGAACTGGA ATATGGAGTATTAGATTCTCTGCAGATGGCAAAGAAATTGTAGCAGGGGCATCTAACGGGAAGATAATGGTCTATGATATCAACGCCCAACGACGGTCGTTGAGTGTTTCTGGTCATGCCGAGGACG TTAACGCCGTCTGCTTCGCAGATCACTCATCCACTAACATCCTTATCTCTGGTTCTGATGATGGATATGTTAAGGTTTGGGATAGACGCTCTCTGTCTTCGCATGTACCGTCTGGCGTCCTCGTCGGGGCTACTGAAGGTATCACTTACACTTCGCCCAAAGGTGATGGTAGATATATAGTGGCAAATTCGAAGGATCAAGCTGCAAGATTGTATGATCTGAGGAAAATGAGGAGTTATGGGGATTTTGTTAATGAGCCGGATGCTTCACAAAAGTATGGTGCTGCCGGCTTCGACT ACCGAGACATGCGCTACCCTCGATCAGAGCCTCGCTCCCACCCACAGGACTGCTCGGTGATGACCTATAGTGGCCACTCCGTCCTGCGAACGCTGATCCGATGTCACTTCAGCCCTATTGAGTCGACTGGACAGAGCTATATCTATTCCGGCAGTGCGGATGGAATGATTCATGTCTGGAGTTTAGATGGTCGAG TTGTTCAAG TGCTCGATCGATCCGCTTCGGAAGGCCTCTACTCAAGCCAAGGTATCTATTCCGATCCGTCCGCCCCCGCTCACCCCACTCAATCCTCCCGCACAAACCTCTTTGGCTCCTACTCTCACGCCGTGAGGGACGTCGCCTGGCATGGATACGAGCCTACTCTTATGTCAACGTGCTGGGATATGATGGGCGGTATGCGTAGAGGTGGGACAATCGCGAAGCATGAATGGAAGGGTCTTGGCAAGAATGGGCTTGCTAAGCTAGAGGATTGGGAAataaaaaggaagaaggagaatgaagggaaTCGGGCGACAGGTTAG
- a CDS encoding translation initiation factor eIF-2B subunit epsilon: protein MAPKKHQQKNEPKQKQDNVDEAPLQAVVLADSYNRRFEVLCTDQPRVLLPLCSTPLLAWTLESLSLSKVKQVFIFCGVHADKIRAFVESSPYRAMLDIHCLSSQTARSAGDALRELDDMHVLNPENPFILVHSPLISNYDLSKIIDAHKKRRDVDKNFIMTMGVGRGGRPHPESPIMLVHPPSSRLLHYAPHPLSPSQPRISFPSSLFLDPFPATIDTYEIWSGSSPSSSNQGGYRDLGVDICEADVPALCTENFDYHDLRRHFVNGVLTSELLGKKIAVHVVGEEEESLDARAGGGRYVESVRDTRTFGEVTRDVLRRWAFPLAPDLNEPGGVQYELRAGNVYVAKESVVLSRTTTLSGPLLIGPRSALAHNTLVRQSTLGADCKIGAGSIIRKSYVFDDVKIGEGCVVEECMIGKGVIIGHGCKIGKGVLLGNGVRLGKGVVVPDFSRIGRQPYRGDDWDSDEEGDKFEEEGTLSLLGEDSIGFLWPNEEEEPPSDSDDEGEDPYEHPRNKKLLQLGRRLSNLSSPSTSISTLSAASSSAPSSPLSDASSTSIPDIPSLSLDAGPDKAFYSEAAASLQRAYEEDHKIENALLELRTLVMGYNAGLERAREEVVKFFMSKIDVHGPATSILSSAVKVFSRWGPLMANLTSDPTLLILDAQQFCVSTVPFAYIPWFGIILRAMYETDLVGEDELVEWREMSSSQGEGVGKKGKGGEEEKARWRVSWAKGKGYVDVLESMDSESGEEESSSDEDSDDA from the exons ATGGCACCAAAAAAACATCAACAAAAGAACGAACCGAAACAG AAGCAGGACAATGTGGACGAAGCCCCTCTCCAAGCAGTAGTCCTCGCAGACTCCTACAATCGTCGCTTCGAGGTACTTTGTACAGATCAACCTCGAGTTCTTTTGCCGTTATGCTCAACACCTCTTTTGGCCTGGACCTTGGAGAGCTTGAGTTTGAGCAAGGTCAAACAAGTGTTCATCTTTTGTGGCGTGCATGCAGATAAGATTAGGGCTTTTGTCGAGTCTTCGCCTTATAGAGCCATGTTAGACATTCACTGCTTGTCTTCCCAAACAGCTCGATCGGCGGGTGATGCTTTGCGTGAGCTAGATGACATGCAC GTCTTGAACCCCGAGAACCCTTTCATTCTCGTACATTCCCCTCTTATCTCCAACTACGACCTCTCCAAAATTATAGATGCCCACAAAAAGCGTCGTGATGTTGACAAGAACTTTATCATGACCATGGGTGTCGGTCGTGGAGGTCGTCCCCACCCTGAGTCACCCATCATGCTGGTCCACCCACCTTCCTCCAGGTTATTACACTATgctccccatcctctttcaccttctcaacctcgtATCAGcttcccttcatctcttttcctcgacCCATTTCCTGCTACCATCGACACTTACGAAATATGGTCTGGTAGttcaccatcatcttcaaaccaAGGGGGATACCGCGACCTTGGTGTTGACATTTGCGAGGCCGATGTACCTGCTCTCTGTACTGAAAACTTTGATTACCATGATCTCCGACGACATTTTGTCAATGGTGTCCTTACGTCCGAGCTTCTCGGTAAGAAGATCGCTGTTCATGTAGtaggcgaagaggaggaaagttTGGATGCTCGAGCTGGTGGCGGCAGATATGTGGAGAGTGTGAGAGATACAAGAACCTTTGGTGAAGTCACTAGGGATGTCTTAAGGAGATGGGCATTCCCGCTTGCTCCTGATTTGAATGAACCTGGAGGTGTACAATATGAATTGAGAGCTGGAAATGTCTATGTTGCCAAGGAATCAGTCGTTCTTTCCCGGACAACGACACTGAGTGGTCCTCTTCTCATTGGCCCTCGATCGGCTCTCGCCCACAACACACTTGTCCGTCAATCGACTCTCGGAGCGGACTGCAAAATTGGGGCAGGAAGTATAATCAGGAAGAGTTATGTATTCGACGATGTCAAGATCGGAGAAGGATGTGTAGTGGAGGAGTGCATGATCGGCAAAGGTGTCATCATTGGGCACGGCTGCAAGATTGGCAAGGGTGTATTGCTCGGAAACGGTGTTAGACTCGGCAAGGGAGTGGTCGTTCCTGACTTTTCAAGGATTGGAAGGCAGCCTTACAGAGGTGATGATTGGGAttctgatgaggaaggggacAAAttcgaggaagaagggactCTTTCATTACTCGGTGAGGACTCTATCGGCTTTCTCTGGCCcaatgaggaggaggagcccCCTTCAGATTCCGATGACGAGGGTGAAGACCCTTACGAGCACCCTCGAAACAAGAAGCTCTTGCAACTCGGCCGCCGCCTCTCCAACCTTTCTTCCCCAAGCACGTCCATTTCCACTCTTTCTGCCgcatcctcctctgccCCCTCGTCTCCACTCTCCGACGCATCCTCAACGTCTATCCCTGACATTCCCTCCCTTTCACTCGATGCTGGACCAGACAAGGCATTCTACAGTGAAGCCGCCGCCTCCCTTCAGCGAGCGTACGAGGAGGATCATAAGATCGAAAACGCCTTGCTCGAGCTACGTACATTGGTCATGGGTTACAATGCTGGCCTTGAACGtgctcgagaagaagtagTAAAGTTTTTCATGTCTAAGATTGACGTACACGGCCCTGCCACTTCtatcctctcttccgctGTCAAGGTTTTCTCACGTTGGGGCCCATTGATGGCCAACCTCACATCCGACCCTACCCTTCTGATCCTCGACGCCCAGCAGTTCTGCGTCTCTACTGTCCCTTTTGCGTACATTCCATGGTTTGGTATCATCCTTCGTGCAATGTATGAGACAGACCTGGTCGGTGAAGACGAACTTGTCGAatggagggagatgagcaGCTCCCAAGGTGAAGGGGTTGGtaagaagggcaagggaggggaagaagaaaaggcgagATGGAGGGTGAGTTGGGCAAAGGGTAAAGGTTATGTAGATGTTTTGGAGAGCATGGACAGTGAaagtggggaagaggagagtagCAGCGATGAAGATAGTGATGATGCGTAA
- a CDS encoding dynein light intermediate chain 1 cytosolic has translation MSAAGPSRTPPPGPSAPDLSFTHGSTSDSAGGIRSTNGTSLWNEVLASTDRQKTLGRKNVILLSERNHGRTHLLSQLTPSKREKSSKSNSVLYSNGQSKSTFQPGGKRGGLALGYEVIDAGEEDSDSSPPISVFYPPSSHPSLLKLVPTALPPKSLADTAVMIVLDWTKPSSMLQELLNWLSWVEAWALGSAKRGETEELHERLQSYFQHYTEPSATNMGVTAYSGLGPLLPLGAGTLTLNSSGIPIIVVCTKADLMDNVAEETGIKGGRWEERTDWAQQVLRTICLSYGAALFYTAPTRPATYTLLKSYLLHRLYTVPPPLSLHPMSLTDLSHTVPSPAQGVSTRYPFAHRANVLDRDAVMVPSGWDSWGKINVLREGFDPERVEKAWTVSLRHHEQRGMGDGGADGQKDDGEEGLEVMWMEMIPDTSRGPRLSGPSTLSILPEPEQTFLARHLEVLLKDPNRDPRQSFRLASTKDGISTPGAGNNSSAVIATAGLATPSVVGPMIGDSLSLPGVEKVMKKMEGGKEKEGEELKEKFAKLGRREDKGSGSISGSAVSADGATAGERVRSTSGGTPAMPNEALHNFFQGLLANRGKTATPVKTQSPGENK, from the exons atgTCAGCCGCCGGCCCAAGTCGAACCCCACCTCCAGGCCCGAGCGCACCCGACTTATCATTCACCCATGGCTCTACGAGTGACAGTGCCGGAGGGATCAGAAGTACAAATGGGACCAGCTTGTGGAATGAAGTTCTTGCTAGTACTGATAGGCAAAAGACGCTGGGGAGGAAAAATGTCATCTTACTCT CTGAACGTAATCATGGTCGGacccacctcctctcccaactGACCCCCTccaagagagagaaatcATCAAAATCAAATTCCGTTCTTTACTCGAATGGACAGTCTAAATCCACCTTTCAGCCTGGAGGTAAACGGGGTGGTCTGGCATTGGGATACGAGGTAATTGatgcaggagaagaggactCCGACTCCTCTCCCCCAATTTCGGTATTTTACCCGCCATCTTCACATCCTAGTCTGCTCAAGCTGGTGCCTACTGCTTTACCGCCAAAATCACTCGCT GATACGGCAGTAATGATAGTGCTCGATTGGACAAAACCTTCGTCTATG TTACAAGAACTTCTGAATTGGCTGTCGTGGGTTGAGGCGTGGGCATTGGGATCGGccaagagaggagagactGAAGAACTGCATGAACGAT TACAATCGTACTTCCAGCATTACACCGAGCCTTCTGCAACAAACATGGGCGTGACAGCTTATTCTGGTCTTGGTCCTCTTTTGCCCCTCGGAGCTGGCACTTTGACTCTTAACTC TTCGGGTATACCGATCATTGTTGTCTGCACCAAGGCCGATTTGATGGACAATGTAGCCGAAGAAACTGGGATCAAAGGCGGCcgatgggaagaaaggactGACTGGGCTCAACAGGTTCTGCGAACCATTTGTCTTTCAT ACGGCGCGGCCCTTTTTTACACTGCCCCGACTCGACCAGCAACTTATACTCTCCTCAAATCATACCTCCTTCACCGTCTCTACACcgtccctcctcctctcagCCTCCATCCCATGTCGCTCACTGACCTTTCGCACACTGTTCCATCTCCGGCTCAAGGAGTAAGCACAAGATACCCTTTTGCGCACCGTGCCAACGTGCTGGACCGAGATGCAGTTATGGTCCCTTCTGGATGGGACAGCTGGGGTAAAATCAATGTCTTAAGGGAAGGCTTCGATCCTGAGAGAGTTGAAAAAGCTTGGACAGTCAGTTTGCGGCACCACGAGCAAAGGGGTATGGGAGATGGCGGAGCAGACGGACAAAAGGacgatggagaagaaggtttggAAGTTAtgtggatggagatgattcCTGATACATCTCGCGGTCCTCGGCTTTCCGGCCCGTCAACACTTTCCATCCTGCCGGAACCCGAACAAACCTTCCTAGCGCGCCATCTTGAAGTCCTCCTCAAAGACCCCAACCGAGATCCCCGTCAATCCTTCCGTTTAGCTTCCACCAAGGACGGCATATCTACTCCCGGTGCCGGCAATAACTCTTCTGCTGTTATCGCTACAGCTGGTCTGGCGACGCCCAGTGTGGTAGGGCCAATGATTGGTGATTCTCTGAGCTTACCGGGTGTGGAAAAggtcatgaagaagatggagggcgggaaagagaaggaaggggaggagcTGAAAGAGAAGTTCGCGAagttgggaagaagagaggataaGGGCTCAGGATCAATCTCTGGATCCGCGGTTAGTGCAGATGGAGCGACAGCAGGGGAAAGAGTGAGAAGTACTTCTGGGGGAACACCTGCGATGCCGAATGAGGCTTTGCATAATTTC TTCCAAGGATTGTTGGCCAATCGAGGGAAAACAGCAACGCCGGTCAAAACACAGAGTCCGGGGGAGAACAAATAG